A single window of Microbispora hainanensis DNA harbors:
- a CDS encoding MBL fold metallo-hydrolase — translation MRLAMLGVRGSTPAPGPEFVRYGGHTSCVAVLPDDSAVPALVLDAGTGLRGLGALLDGAPFRGSVLVTHLHWDHVQGLPFCPPLDHPGARVDLYLPSPRPLETLTRVMSPPHFPITPGGLAGAWRFLPSACGVIEGYAVTVAEITHKGGITHGIRVEGDGVAIAYLPDHAPQAGYAAAAELAADVDLLLHDGQFLPGEQATADAYGHSTVADAVAFAARCGARRLVLTHHAPARTDDALDVLAKEVEVARQGDVLTP, via the coding sequence GTGAGGCTCGCGATGCTCGGCGTCCGCGGCTCGACCCCGGCGCCGGGCCCCGAGTTCGTGCGGTATGGCGGTCACACGAGCTGCGTGGCCGTGCTGCCCGACGACTCCGCCGTCCCGGCCCTGGTGCTGGACGCGGGAACCGGCCTGCGCGGGCTGGGGGCCCTGCTGGACGGGGCGCCGTTCCGCGGCTCCGTCCTGGTCACCCACCTTCACTGGGACCACGTGCAGGGGCTGCCGTTCTGCCCGCCGCTCGACCACCCCGGCGCGCGGGTCGACCTCTACCTGCCCTCGCCGCGGCCGCTCGAGACGCTGACCCGGGTCATGTCCCCGCCGCACTTCCCCATCACCCCGGGCGGCCTCGCGGGCGCCTGGCGGTTCCTCCCCTCCGCCTGCGGCGTGATCGAGGGGTACGCCGTCACCGTGGCCGAGATCACCCACAAGGGCGGTATCACCCACGGCATCCGGGTGGAGGGCGACGGAGTCGCCATCGCGTACCTGCCCGACCACGCGCCGCAGGCGGGATACGCGGCCGCCGCCGAGCTGGCGGCGGACGTCGACCTGCTGCTGCACGACGGCCAGTTCCTGCCCGGGGAGCAGGCGACGGCCGACGCCTACGGCCACTCCACGGTCGCCGACGCCGTCGCCTTCGCCGCCCGCTGCGGCGCCCGCCGCCTCGTGCTCACCCACCACGCCCCGGCCCGTACGGACGACGCGCTGGACGTGCTGGCCAAGGAGGTGGAGGTGGCCCGCCAGGGGGACGTGCTCACCCCCTGA
- the dnaE gene encoding DNA polymerase III subunit alpha: MGDSFVHLHVHTEYSMLDGAARLKQMFKLVGELEMPAIAITDHGNMHGAYDFYKQATGAGVKPILGIEAYVAPESRMHKKPVLWGEPHQKSDDVSAGGYYTHMTIWARNKTGLKNLMKLSSRAYTEGFVRKWARMDADILAEHADGLMATTGCPSGEVQTRLRLGQYDEALKAAAKYQEIFGKENYFLEIMDHGLDIERRVRDGLIRISRELDIPPVVTNDSHYTYESDAAGHDALLCIQTGKQLSDPDRFRFDGSGYYIKTADEMRAVDSSDIWQEGCRNTLLVAEKVDPEGFFPYHNLMPTYPIPEGMTEEEYFRQQVWEGMKRRFPGGVDEEHRAWVENELSVIIQMGFPSYFLVVADFIMWAKNNGIRVGPGRGSAAGSLVAYSLGITDLDPIPHGLIFERFLNPERVSMPDIDIDFDERRRADVIRYVTEKWGADKVAMIATFGTIKAKAAVKDAGRVLGYPYALGDRISKAFPPAVMGKDIPLSGIFDSDHPRYNEAGELRKLYEEDVDVKATIDLGRGLEGLIRQTGVHAAGVIMSAEPLTDHIPIMRRDSDGAIITQFDYPTCETLGLLKMDFLGLRNLTIIDDCLKMIETNTGNRIELLELPLDDTKTYELLAKGDTLGIFQLDGGGMRTLLRLMKPDNFEDISAALALYRPGPMGANSHTNYALRKNGQQEITPIHPELEEPLKDILSTTYGLIVYQEQVMAIAQKVANYTLGGADLLRRAMGKKKKAELDKQFEFFEKGMKENGFSAAAIKALWDILLPFSDYAFNKAHTAGYGLVSYWTAYLKANYPAEYMAALLTSVKDDKDKSALYLNECRRMGIKVLPPDVNDSDFDFTPRGTDIRFGLSAIRNVGANVVDGIIAARKEKGRFTDFKDFLRKVPAIVCNKRVIESLIKSGAFDSFGHVRKGLLMVHEQAVDAIIDIKKNEAIGQDSLFGAIDGAEDQTFDVQIPPGEWDKTTLLQFEREMLGLYVSDHPLFGVEHILSAGADCSIAALQDDSRPDGQVVTVGGILSGLQRKVTKKGDTWVLTMLEDLEGSIEVMIFPSAYQLCATVLAEDAIVFVKGRIDKREDVAKIIAMEVTAPDLSAENGGPLVVSMPINRCTPPVVGRLKEVLTTHPGTTEVHLQVHNGPRTTVMRLDDRLRVTPSPALMGDLKQLLGPACLAG; this comes from the coding sequence ATGGGTGATTCGTTTGTTCATCTGCACGTCCACACCGAGTATTCGATGCTCGACGGAGCGGCGCGGCTGAAGCAGATGTTCAAACTCGTGGGCGAGCTGGAGATGCCCGCGATCGCGATCACCGACCATGGCAACATGCACGGCGCCTACGACTTCTACAAGCAGGCGACCGGCGCCGGGGTGAAGCCCATCCTCGGCATCGAGGCGTACGTCGCGCCCGAGTCGCGCATGCACAAGAAGCCGGTGCTGTGGGGCGAGCCGCACCAGAAGAGCGACGACGTCTCGGCGGGTGGCTACTACACCCACATGACCATCTGGGCGCGGAACAAGACCGGCCTGAAGAACCTGATGAAGCTCAGCTCGCGTGCCTACACCGAGGGCTTCGTCCGCAAGTGGGCCCGGATGGACGCCGACATCCTCGCCGAGCACGCCGACGGCCTGATGGCCACGACCGGCTGCCCGTCCGGGGAGGTGCAGACCCGGCTGCGGCTCGGCCAGTACGACGAGGCGCTCAAGGCCGCCGCGAAATACCAGGAGATCTTCGGCAAGGAGAACTACTTCCTGGAGATCATGGACCACGGGCTCGACATCGAGCGCCGGGTCCGCGACGGCCTGATCCGGATCAGCCGCGAGCTGGACATCCCGCCGGTGGTCACCAACGACTCCCACTACACGTACGAGTCGGACGCCGCCGGTCACGACGCCCTCCTGTGCATCCAGACGGGCAAGCAGCTCAGCGACCCCGACCGGTTCCGGTTCGACGGCAGCGGCTACTACATCAAGACGGCCGACGAGATGCGGGCGGTCGACTCCTCCGACATCTGGCAGGAGGGCTGCCGCAACACGCTGCTGGTGGCCGAGAAGGTCGACCCCGAGGGCTTCTTCCCCTACCACAACCTCATGCCGACCTACCCGATCCCCGAGGGGATGACGGAGGAGGAGTACTTCCGGCAGCAGGTCTGGGAGGGCATGAAGCGCCGCTTCCCCGGCGGCGTCGACGAGGAGCACCGCGCCTGGGTCGAGAACGAGCTGTCGGTCATCATCCAGATGGGCTTCCCGAGCTACTTCCTCGTGGTCGCCGACTTCATCATGTGGGCCAAGAACAACGGCATCCGGGTCGGTCCCGGCCGTGGTTCGGCCGCCGGTTCGCTGGTCGCGTACTCGCTGGGCATCACCGACCTCGACCCGATCCCGCACGGCCTGATCTTCGAGCGGTTCCTCAACCCCGAGCGCGTCTCGATGCCCGACATCGACATCGACTTCGACGAGCGCCGGCGCGCCGACGTGATCCGCTACGTCACCGAGAAGTGGGGCGCCGACAAGGTCGCCATGATCGCCACGTTCGGCACCATCAAGGCGAAGGCGGCCGTGAAGGACGCCGGCCGCGTCCTCGGTTACCCGTACGCGCTGGGCGACCGCATCTCCAAGGCGTTCCCCCCGGCGGTGATGGGCAAGGACATCCCGCTGTCGGGCATCTTCGACTCCGACCACCCGCGCTACAACGAGGCGGGCGAGCTGCGCAAGCTGTACGAGGAGGACGTCGACGTCAAGGCGACGATCGACCTCGGGCGCGGCCTGGAGGGCCTGATCCGGCAGACCGGCGTGCACGCCGCGGGCGTCATCATGTCGGCCGAGCCGCTGACCGACCACATCCCGATCATGCGCCGCGACTCCGACGGCGCGATCATCACGCAGTTCGACTACCCGACCTGCGAGACGCTCGGCCTGCTGAAGATGGACTTCCTGGGCCTGCGCAACCTCACGATCATCGACGACTGCCTCAAGATGATCGAGACGAACACCGGGAACAGGATCGAGCTGCTGGAGCTCCCGCTCGACGACACCAAGACGTACGAGCTGCTGGCCAAGGGCGACACGCTCGGCATCTTCCAGCTGGACGGCGGCGGCATGCGCACGCTGCTGCGGCTGATGAAGCCCGACAACTTCGAGGACATCTCCGCGGCCCTCGCGCTCTACCGGCCCGGCCCGATGGGCGCCAACTCGCACACCAACTACGCGCTGCGCAAGAACGGCCAGCAGGAGATCACCCCGATCCACCCCGAGCTGGAGGAGCCGCTCAAGGACATCCTCAGCACGACCTACGGCCTGATCGTCTATCAGGAGCAGGTCATGGCCATCGCCCAGAAGGTGGCCAACTACACGCTCGGCGGCGCCGACCTGCTCCGCCGCGCGATGGGCAAGAAGAAGAAGGCCGAGCTGGACAAGCAGTTCGAGTTCTTCGAGAAGGGCATGAAGGAGAACGGGTTCTCCGCCGCGGCCATCAAGGCCCTGTGGGACATCCTCCTGCCGTTCTCCGACTACGCCTTCAACAAGGCCCACACCGCCGGATACGGCCTGGTGTCCTACTGGACCGCCTATCTCAAGGCCAACTACCCGGCCGAATACATGGCGGCCCTGCTCACCAGCGTCAAGGACGACAAGGACAAGTCGGCCCTCTATCTCAACGAGTGCCGCCGCATGGGCATCAAGGTGCTCCCGCCGGACGTCAACGACTCCGACTTCGACTTCACCCCGCGCGGCACCGACATCCGGTTCGGCCTGTCGGCCATCCGCAACGTCGGCGCGAACGTCGTCGACGGGATCATCGCGGCGCGCAAGGAGAAGGGCAGGTTCACCGACTTCAAGGACTTCCTGCGCAAGGTCCCCGCGATCGTCTGCAACAAGCGCGTCATCGAGTCGCTGATCAAGTCGGGCGCGTTCGACTCGTTCGGGCACGTGCGCAAGGGCCTGCTGATGGTGCACGAACAGGCCGTCGACGCGATCATCGACATCAAGAAGAACGAGGCGATCGGCCAGGACTCGCTGTTCGGCGCGATCGACGGCGCCGAAGACCAGACCTTCGACGTGCAGATCCCGCCGGGGGAGTGGGACAAGACGACGCTGCTGCAGTTCGAGCGCGAGATGCTCGGCCTGTACGTCTCCGACCACCCGCTGTTCGGCGTCGAGCACATCCTGTCGGCGGGCGCCGACTGCTCGATCGCGGCCCTCCAGGACGACAGCCGTCCCGACGGGCAGGTCGTCACGGTCGGCGGCATCCTGTCGGGCCTGCAGCGCAAGGTGACCAAGAAGGGCGACACCTGGGTCCTCACCATGCTGGAGGACCTGGAGGGCTCGATCGAGGTCATGATCTTCCCGTCGGCCTACCAGCTCTGCGCGACCGTGCTCGCCGAGGACGCGATCGTCTTCGTCAAGGGCAGGATCGACAAGCGGGAGGACGTCGCGAAGATCATCGCGATGGAGGTGACCGCGCCGGACCTCAGTGCCGAGAACGGCGGGCCGCTGGTGGTCAGCATGCCGATCAACCGCTGCACGCCGCCCGTCGTCGGCCGGCTCAAGGAGGTGCTGACCACCCACCCCGGCACCACGGAGGTCCACCTCCAGGTGCACAACGGGCCGCGCACGACGGTCATGCGGCTGGACGACCGGCTCCGGGTGACCCCCTCGCCCGCCCTGATGGGCGACCTCAAGCAGCTGCTCGGCCCGGCCTGCCTGGCCGGTTGA